A window from Sphingobacterium hotanense encodes these proteins:
- a CDS encoding flotillin family protein, whose protein sequence is MSNTLLFLEGITGVVLIAIGAIVFIIFAFFVVLSMFYKKIPQGKAIVRSGVGGTKVAFNKGMYVIPVFHKMEIMDISVKKIEINRMQGDGLICKDNIRADIKVAFFVRVNKSVDDVINVAQNLGCDRASDPETLKSIFEAKFSEALKTVGKKFDFTELYEARREFRDEILNIIGTDLNGYILDDCAIDYLEQTELKFLSTENILDSEGIKKITELTAKQNMNANLIRREEEKVIKKQNVEAREAILELERQLAEKEERQRREVDNIKAREEAEIVKVREEERLKAETVRISTEESLAIQEENKLRQIIIAEKSKLRTDAVETERVEKDRALEATERERIVALAQIDKQRSIESEQKSIQGVIKERVQLEKGVIEEQQAVRDIEVFREVERKKQAGVIAASQEAEERLIATVKAAEAAKIAAEQEAEKKVIDAEAARKIAEKKAQELLIEAEAKKEASAKEAEARKIIAEAQAKEEAAIGLSEAEVMVAKAEAQEIQGSKEAAVIEKKAEAMRKEGLAEAEVVREKALAEAKGIEEKAAAMKQLDGVGKEHEEFKLQLQKERDIDLAHINIQKDIATAQSAVLSEALKSAKIDIVGGETMFFENIVRQVSNSKGFDHLINNSTHATAIKDALLGGEGNGDLAAKVRSLADKYGISSNDIKNLTVSAALIKLQQAATASDDEEDTGFINSLIGMAKNLGLSNKKLG, encoded by the coding sequence ATGAGCAACACACTGTTATTTTTGGAGGGTATCACCGGCGTAGTCCTTATCGCTATAGGTGCTATCGTATTTATCATCTTTGCGTTCTTCGTCGTGCTAAGCATGTTCTACAAGAAGATTCCGCAAGGCAAAGCAATTGTACGTTCGGGCGTTGGTGGAACAAAAGTAGCTTTCAACAAAGGGATGTATGTGATTCCTGTTTTCCATAAAATGGAGATTATGGACATCTCGGTTAAGAAAATTGAAATTAATCGTATGCAGGGCGATGGCTTGATCTGTAAGGATAATATCCGTGCAGACATCAAAGTCGCATTCTTCGTACGCGTAAATAAATCTGTTGACGACGTCATCAACGTTGCTCAGAACTTAGGCTGTGACCGAGCTTCTGATCCTGAAACGTTAAAAAGTATTTTCGAGGCAAAGTTTTCGGAAGCACTGAAGACTGTAGGAAAGAAATTTGATTTCACTGAATTGTATGAGGCGCGTCGTGAATTCCGCGATGAGATTTTAAATATCATCGGTACAGATTTGAATGGTTATATTTTGGATGACTGTGCGATTGATTACTTGGAGCAGACGGAGCTTAAGTTCCTGAGCACAGAGAATATATTGGATTCAGAGGGTATCAAGAAGATCACGGAATTGACGGCGAAGCAAAATATGAATGCTAACCTAATTCGCCGCGAAGAGGAGAAAGTGATCAAGAAACAGAACGTTGAAGCGAGAGAAGCGATTCTGGAGCTGGAGCGACAATTGGCTGAGAAGGAGGAAAGACAGCGCCGCGAGGTAGATAATATTAAAGCGCGCGAAGAGGCTGAGATTGTGAAGGTACGTGAGGAAGAACGCTTAAAGGCTGAAACTGTTCGTATCTCTACGGAAGAATCATTGGCAATTCAGGAGGAGAATAAGCTTCGTCAGATCATAATTGCAGAGAAGAGCAAACTTCGTACGGATGCTGTGGAGACAGAACGTGTAGAAAAAGATAGAGCATTGGAAGCAACAGAGCGCGAGCGTATTGTTGCTTTAGCACAGATTGATAAGCAACGTTCCATTGAATCGGAGCAAAAAAGCATACAAGGCGTTATCAAAGAGCGCGTTCAATTGGAGAAAGGTGTTATTGAAGAGCAACAAGCGGTTCGCGATATTGAAGTGTTCCGTGAGGTTGAGCGTAAGAAGCAGGCTGGCGTTATTGCTGCATCTCAAGAAGCAGAAGAGCGTTTGATTGCAACTGTGAAAGCGGCTGAAGCAGCGAAGATCGCTGCTGAACAAGAAGCAGAAAAAAAGGTTATTGACGCAGAGGCTGCGCGCAAGATTGCTGAAAAGAAAGCGCAAGAGCTCTTGATTGAAGCGGAAGCTAAGAAAGAGGCTTCGGCGAAAGAAGCGGAGGCTCGTAAGATTATTGCCGAGGCCCAAGCGAAAGAAGAAGCGGCAATCGGCTTGTCTGAAGCTGAAGTAATGGTTGCGAAGGCTGAAGCACAGGAGATTCAAGGTAGCAAGGAAGCGGCAGTGATCGAGAAAAAAGCAGAAGCAATGCGCAAGGAAGGTCTTGCAGAAGCGGAAGTTGTTCGTGAGAAAGCTTTAGCGGAGGCTAAGGGTATCGAAGAGAAAGCGGCGGCCATGAAACAATTGGATGGCGTTGGAAAAGAGCACGAAGAGTTCAAACTGCAATTGCAGAAAGAGCGCGATATAGATTTAGCTCATATCAATATACAGAAGGATATTGCTACAGCGCAATCTGCTGTATTGTCTGAAGCATTGAAATCGGCGAAGATTGACATTGTTGGTGGTGAAACAATGTTCTTTGAGAATATTGTACGCCAGGTGTCTAACAGTAAAGGGTTTGATCACTTGATCAATAACTCTACTCATGCAACAGCGATCAAGGATGCACTATTGGGAGGAGAGGGGAATGGCGATTTAGCGGCAAAAGTGAGAAGCCTAGCTGACAAATACGGTATTTCTTCGAACGATATTAAAAACCTAACGGTCTCTGCAGCATTGATTAAATTACAACAGGCTGCGACGGCATCCGATGATGAGGAGGATACAGGTTTTATCAATTCACTGATCGGCATGGCAAAAAACTTAGGATTGTCTAACAAGAAATTAGGATAG
- a CDS encoding PspA/IM30 family protein: MNIFKRLLKIGQSEIHSLVEKMEDPIALTQEVINDMKGQLLATEEMYISARAVVIRLEHSIDDRKAEAIVYEEKAEKVLLMAQNKELSKEKAESLAIEALRLQKQLLDESEDFKEQALMHKKKVEEIEEKIDVLKFNIGKWKKELDSLIAKKQINSATEFANRQMANIDNNSTVDMLKKLRSSEQEDEAYAEAINELAKLKMNQDIDYALESGDSVKKDLENLKKKLGL, encoded by the coding sequence ATGAACATATTTAAGAGATTATTAAAAATAGGGCAGTCAGAAATACATTCTTTGGTTGAAAAAATGGAAGATCCTATCGCTCTGACACAAGAGGTTATCAACGACATGAAAGGACAGCTTCTAGCGACCGAAGAGATGTATATTTCAGCGCGAGCTGTTGTTATTCGCCTAGAACATTCGATTGACGATAGAAAAGCGGAAGCTATAGTTTACGAGGAGAAAGCCGAGAAAGTACTATTGATGGCTCAGAACAAAGAACTGAGTAAAGAAAAGGCGGAAAGTTTGGCAATTGAAGCACTTCGCTTGCAGAAGCAGCTTTTAGATGAATCCGAGGATTTCAAAGAACAGGCTTTGATGCATAAAAAGAAGGTCGAGGAAATTGAAGAGAAAATCGATGTACTGAAATTTAATATTGGAAAATGGAAAAAAGAACTAGATTCGCTTATTGCTAAGAAGCAAATTAATAGCGCCACTGAATTTGCTAACCGTCAGATGGCCAATATCGACAATAACAGTACCGTTGACATGTTGAAGAAGCTTCGCTCGTCTGAACAAGAGGATGAGGCTTATGCTGAGGCGATAAATGAGCTCGCAAAGTTGAAGATGAATCAAGACATTGATTATGCTTTGGAATCGGGCGATTCAGTTAAAAAAGATTTAGAAAACCTTAAAAAGAAATTAGGATTATAA
- a CDS encoding DNA repair ATPase yields the protein MTENKESLDAAAYDIIQKRLQAQKDDLTKRLQELNTARKEVFNSTNFVLKANQRITTENSCVARGIIALDNVCIFGYNVHIGLRTEIKLEDVFSVFLYEEGQFVPQSLDLIKDPNFITDYQNLYKYYRDSIFSKFRRTENYLYMIFQTSKNPEDLKAFKWLIKDGKLYYENDRSIHEVKTPAQFEFEWTKTGLEDRRLGKFPHISILDKVFIEALHGDITFKIENNTDSGQGIYSEKVSNTDQQLDDAEYYFADLGNLIAIRIKPYQEDFRAYIFNQRTKEVVNLKSLNESAVLLPDNQGVIFSNGYYLQNGTSKIFDNTLSNVTFLKKLQSPNGEDYLYVYTQTSSNTYILMSYNIIQQTVETPIICNGFTIFKNGNLIYFRTEAEATRHHQVQIWDTPYMAVLKENEERKDDPLFKVGNKQIVQAMAEAQEIIQLIGKEDSYEGLYEDILQKSRALQDSYFWINDTSLKALGAPLGQIEQIANTAIDEFVKVQAQRKHAVELLELSKKHLSELEFSINSTVVEHLDQLVHQLSDTRRLQGELIDIKNVRYIDVEEVDKLLLKIEEINKSLSEKTVNYLLQDDAFTVYEEKVIDQKRNVEGIEKVFDAKPIEENIVEISSALELLIDILNSLKISDATQTTKIVEKISLIFASLNEIRAQLTRKIASLKSTEAVAEFSAQLTLLEQSVANYLELSTTELKVDEYYTKIIVQLEELESKFSEFDEFVLKIADKRDEVIKAFNSRREQLVEQVNKRSSSLEQIGLRVLKNIENKSKTFNSREDIQSFYASDLMIDKIRQLVAELKDLSDVSKAENLENLLKKSQEDALRILRDKTELYVDGDNIIALGKHKFTVNKQPLSLTLIRRNNELYYHLTGTSFFQKVKSSEILAYQDIWEQELVSENNEVYRAEYLAYQTLLASRGQSNFNAEQFINQTVEQNYTENYIKGVHNVDALAIYLCLAEIDNKLDLLRFDSQTRAIAQLFWHELEVDTRDKLAALVQATAAVMRTFPNSKRSEEVIKQISKSFHQWPSSLHLEGVSPSNISNYIFQTFSKYKRFTLSETADHFRQEFLRLLEKKKVLKDYEQDINQERFKNEDRYLLITNWLYGYVEQEEKAEDYGRYIEETAAALLFPKDDYELIFANDRLIVDDLKGNHPSITEGRIDVQYHSFIAKLKDFVENKIPRLQSFTKLKEELNKNYVKELKVNELEPKVLTSFVRNKLINEVYFPLIGSNLAKQIGEAGDNKRTARMGMLLLISPPGYGKTTLMEYLAKTIGFHFVKINGPTIGHSITSIDPSEAKTSGEREELKKINLAFEMSDNVMLYLDDIQHLNAEFLQKFISLADGQRKIDGIFDGESKTYDLRGKRFCVIMAGNPYTESGSKFKIPDMLTNRADVYNLGDVIGDTEHLFNLSLIENAAIENVHLEKIASKSFNDFYALIDYVTTGTDQLPTLEGNYQKQKIDDCIAVLKHILKIRNIVVKVNENYIQSAAIQDNYRTEPAFKLQGSYRNMNKLVAQVVPMMNDQEIQQLIMLHYENESQTLTADTESNMLKLKELAGLMSDQEKARWEEIKTIFRKNNKHNGLAKDDMMFAQLLEFNENLEGIIKAIRGN from the coding sequence ATGACAGAAAATAAAGAGTCTTTAGACGCTGCAGCATACGATATCATTCAGAAGCGATTACAGGCGCAAAAAGATGACTTAACGAAGCGTTTGCAAGAATTAAATACCGCCCGCAAGGAGGTGTTTAATTCTACAAACTTCGTGCTGAAAGCGAATCAGCGTATTACAACGGAGAATAGCTGTGTCGCTCGCGGAATTATTGCGTTGGATAATGTCTGTATCTTTGGATATAACGTGCATATCGGACTCCGTACGGAAATTAAGTTAGAAGATGTATTTAGTGTTTTCCTATATGAAGAAGGACAATTTGTCCCACAATCGTTGGACCTGATTAAAGATCCTAACTTCATTACCGATTACCAGAACCTTTATAAGTATTACCGCGATTCTATCTTTTCGAAATTCCGTCGAACGGAGAATTACTTGTATATGATTTTTCAGACAAGTAAGAATCCGGAGGATCTAAAAGCTTTTAAGTGGTTGATCAAAGATGGAAAGCTTTATTATGAAAACGATAGAAGCATTCATGAGGTAAAAACTCCTGCCCAATTTGAGTTTGAATGGACAAAAACAGGGCTTGAGGATAGACGCTTAGGAAAATTCCCCCACATCTCTATCTTAGATAAAGTCTTTATTGAGGCGCTTCATGGCGACATCACTTTTAAAATTGAGAACAACACAGATTCTGGACAGGGAATTTATTCAGAGAAAGTTTCCAATACGGATCAACAGCTGGACGATGCTGAATACTACTTTGCGGATTTAGGAAACTTAATCGCCATACGCATAAAGCCTTATCAGGAGGATTTTAGAGCCTATATCTTCAATCAGCGAACGAAGGAAGTTGTTAATCTGAAGTCTTTGAATGAGTCGGCAGTGCTTCTTCCAGACAACCAGGGTGTCATTTTCTCAAACGGCTATTATCTACAGAATGGTACTTCGAAGATATTCGATAATACGCTTTCCAATGTCACATTCTTAAAGAAATTGCAGTCGCCAAACGGCGAAGATTATCTTTACGTCTATACACAGACATCTTCGAATACCTACATCTTGATGTCATACAACATCATTCAGCAGACGGTTGAAACACCGATTATCTGCAATGGCTTTACGATCTTCAAGAATGGCAATCTGATTTACTTTAGAACGGAAGCAGAGGCGACGCGACATCACCAAGTTCAGATTTGGGATACGCCTTATATGGCGGTACTGAAAGAAAACGAGGAACGAAAAGATGATCCGCTTTTTAAGGTTGGGAATAAACAGATTGTGCAAGCCATGGCTGAAGCACAGGAAATTATACAGCTGATAGGGAAGGAGGATAGTTATGAAGGGCTTTATGAGGATATTCTCCAAAAATCCAGAGCCTTACAGGATAGCTACTTTTGGATTAACGATACTTCTCTAAAAGCATTAGGAGCTCCTCTTGGCCAGATCGAACAGATCGCCAACACAGCGATTGATGAATTTGTGAAGGTCCAAGCACAGCGAAAGCATGCTGTTGAATTGTTAGAGCTAAGTAAAAAGCATCTTAGCGAACTTGAGTTTAGCATTAATAGCACGGTTGTAGAACATCTGGATCAGCTTGTTCATCAGTTATCTGACACCCGCAGATTGCAGGGTGAGCTCATTGATATTAAGAATGTTCGATACATTGATGTTGAAGAAGTTGATAAGCTGCTCCTTAAAATTGAAGAAATCAATAAGAGTCTATCTGAGAAAACAGTTAATTACTTGCTTCAAGATGATGCTTTTACTGTATATGAGGAGAAGGTCATTGATCAAAAGCGTAACGTAGAAGGGATTGAGAAAGTCTTTGATGCAAAACCAATAGAAGAGAATATCGTAGAAATTTCATCAGCGCTTGAGCTATTGATTGATATTTTAAACAGCCTAAAAATAAGTGATGCGACGCAGACAACGAAAATCGTTGAGAAGATATCTTTGATATTTGCTTCGTTGAATGAGATCAGAGCTCAATTAACGCGGAAAATAGCCTCATTGAAAAGCACAGAGGCAGTCGCGGAATTCTCTGCGCAATTGACTCTTCTAGAACAGTCGGTTGCAAATTACTTGGAATTATCGACGACGGAACTTAAAGTTGATGAGTATTACACCAAAATAATCGTTCAACTGGAAGAGCTGGAGAGTAAATTCTCAGAGTTCGATGAATTTGTCCTGAAGATCGCTGATAAGCGTGATGAAGTAATAAAGGCATTCAATTCCCGCCGAGAACAGCTGGTCGAACAAGTCAATAAACGAAGTTCCTCATTAGAGCAGATTGGACTTCGGGTGTTAAAGAATATCGAAAATAAGTCTAAGACATTTAACTCGCGAGAGGATATTCAGAGCTTTTATGCTTCTGATTTAATGATAGACAAGATTCGGCAGCTCGTTGCTGAATTAAAAGATCTTTCAGATGTTTCTAAAGCTGAGAATCTGGAGAACCTTTTAAAAAAATCGCAAGAAGATGCGCTAAGAATTCTGAGAGATAAAACGGAGCTTTATGTTGATGGCGATAATATTATCGCTCTCGGTAAGCATAAGTTTACAGTCAATAAGCAACCGCTGAGTCTTACACTTATTCGACGAAATAATGAATTATACTATCATCTGACAGGTACTAGTTTCTTTCAGAAGGTTAAAAGTTCAGAGATATTAGCATATCAGGACATTTGGGAACAAGAACTGGTTTCAGAAAATAATGAGGTTTATCGAGCGGAATACTTAGCTTATCAAACTTTACTGGCCTCTCGTGGACAATCGAATTTCAATGCGGAGCAATTTATTAATCAGACGGTAGAGCAGAATTACACCGAAAATTATATTAAAGGAGTTCATAATGTTGATGCATTAGCGATATACCTCTGCCTTGCAGAGATTGACAATAAGCTTGACTTGTTGCGATTTGATTCCCAAACGAGAGCTATCGCTCAGCTGTTTTGGCATGAATTGGAAGTGGATACGCGGGATAAGTTAGCGGCTTTAGTTCAAGCGACAGCCGCTGTTATGCGGACATTTCCCAATTCCAAAAGGAGCGAGGAAGTTATTAAGCAAATCAGCAAATCATTTCATCAATGGCCATCATCATTGCATCTTGAGGGCGTGAGTCCATCAAATATTTCCAACTATATTTTCCAAACCTTTTCGAAGTATAAGCGATTTACACTAAGTGAGACTGCTGATCATTTTCGTCAAGAATTCTTAAGATTACTCGAAAAGAAAAAAGTCTTGAAGGATTATGAACAGGATATCAATCAAGAACGTTTTAAGAACGAAGATCGCTATTTGTTGATTACGAATTGGTTATATGGATATGTAGAGCAAGAAGAGAAAGCAGAAGATTATGGAAGATATATTGAAGAAACCGCTGCAGCTTTACTCTTTCCTAAAGATGATTATGAGTTGATCTTTGCCAATGATCGACTGATTGTCGATGATTTAAAGGGAAATCACCCTAGTATAACTGAAGGGCGTATTGATGTTCAATACCATTCTTTTATTGCTAAATTAAAGGATTTCGTGGAGAATAAGATTCCTCGCTTGCAGTCCTTTACTAAACTGAAAGAAGAACTTAATAAAAACTATGTAAAAGAGTTAAAAGTCAATGAATTAGAACCAAAAGTATTGACTTCTTTTGTGCGAAATAAGTTGATAAATGAGGTTTATTTTCCATTGATTGGCAGTAATTTAGCAAAACAGATAGGGGAGGCTGGAGACAATAAAAGGACGGCTCGGATGGGGATGTTGTTATTGATTTCTCCTCCAGGATATGGAAAGACGACCTTGATGGAATACCTAGCCAAAACCATTGGATTTCACTTCGTCAAAATCAATGGACCGACGATTGGGCATTCGATTACATCGATCGATCCATCAGAAGCTAAGACATCTGGAGAACGCGAAGAATTGAAGAAGATCAACTTAGCATTTGAGATGTCTGATAATGTTATGCTTTATCTAGATGATATACAGCATTTAAACGCCGAATTTTTACAGAAATTCATTTCTTTGGCTGACGGTCAGCGAAAAATCGACGGTATTTTTGATGGCGAAAGCAAGACATATGACCTTAGAGGAAAGCGTTTCTGCGTAATTATGGCGGGAAATCCATATACTGAAAGCGGTTCTAAATTTAAAATTCCAGACATGCTCACCAATAGAGCTGATGTCTATAATCTTGGGGATGTGATAGGAGATACCGAACATCTTTTCAATCTGAGTCTGATTGAAAATGCAGCAATTGAAAATGTACATCTTGAGAAGATAGCAAGTAAATCATTTAATGATTTCTATGCGCTAATTGATTATGTAACAACAGGAACAGATCAGTTACCAACACTAGAAGGCAACTATCAAAAACAAAAAATTGACGACTGTATCGCTGTATTGAAGCATATCTTGAAGATTAGAAATATCGTCGTGAAGGTGAATGAAAATTATATACAAAGCGCTGCTATACAAGATAATTACCGCACAGAACCTGCATTTAAACTTCAAGGTTCTTATCGAAATATGAACAAGCTCGTAGCTCAGGTGGTGCCGATGATGAATGATCAAGAAATTCAGCAATTAATTATGTTGCATTATGAAAATGAGTCTCAGACCTTGACAGCTGATACGGAAAGCAACATGTTGAAGCTAAAGGAACTTGCAGGACTAATGTCTGATCAAGAGAAAGCCCGCTGGGAAGAAATAAAAACAATCTTCAGAAAAAATAACAAGCATAACGGCTTAGCAAAAGATGATATGATGTTTGCGCAGCTGTTAGAATTCAATGAAAACCTAGAAGGAATTATTAAGGCAATTCGTGGGAATTAG
- a CDS encoding YbjN domain-containing protein: MPFNKVEKYLLDLGFTVTSKNREEGFFVVESEAEGIKNLIIGVTAPIIIFEQYLFSLKRDNLDVFKSLLKKNRDIIHGAFALTEDGRRVIFRYTLQSHNLDQNEFDAAINSLSLLMSEYYAQLIEFSKQ, encoded by the coding sequence ATGCCATTTAACAAAGTTGAAAAATACTTATTAGACCTAGGGTTTACCGTTACATCAAAGAATAGAGAGGAGGGTTTTTTCGTCGTTGAAAGTGAAGCGGAAGGGATCAAGAATTTAATTATTGGAGTTACAGCACCAATAATCATTTTCGAACAGTATCTATTTTCTTTGAAGCGAGATAACCTTGACGTCTTTAAATCCTTGCTGAAAAAGAATCGGGATATCATTCATGGTGCTTTTGCATTGACTGAGGACGGACGCCGCGTGATTTTTAGGTACACTTTACAATCACACAACCTAGATCAAAATGAGTTCGATGCAGCGATTAATTCGCTATCGCTGTTAATGAGTGAGTATTATGCACAATTGATTGAGTTTTCAAAACAGTAG
- a CDS encoding helix-turn-helix domain-containing protein, with protein sequence MTQIGTNIKKLRSVKGLSQQAFGELFNLTRGNISSYEEFRAEPKVSVILQIAKYFSIPVAHLLEKKLTVNEILNFEDHFTEDSAQLAIKNMDPVHFLNRETIQQSSDNKISIDDLPMFYFPITTKNQVIAIEHNGLIHHPAAFPFEENSILFFEKLQLDILHTLDKHFGFYIKGSDYFFGTYEVKNKQIDLLLNDWKKQSFSVEDMGCFWKLHGKYEKIA encoded by the coding sequence ATGACCCAAATCGGAACGAATATTAAAAAATTACGTAGTGTTAAAGGTTTAAGTCAACAAGCCTTTGGAGAGCTATTTAACCTTACGAGAGGCAATATTTCGTCCTACGAAGAATTTCGCGCAGAACCGAAGGTCTCCGTGATTCTGCAGATTGCAAAATATTTTAGCATACCCGTCGCACACCTATTAGAAAAGAAACTTACCGTAAATGAGATTCTGAATTTTGAAGACCATTTTACCGAAGATTCCGCGCAGCTTGCTATAAAAAACATGGACCCTGTCCATTTTTTAAACCGGGAGACTATACAACAGTCCAGCGATAATAAAATCAGCATTGATGATCTGCCAATGTTTTATTTCCCAATAACCACAAAGAATCAAGTTATTGCGATTGAACACAACGGCCTGATTCATCATCCTGCAGCTTTTCCATTCGAAGAAAACAGCATCTTATTTTTCGAAAAACTACAACTCGATATTCTACATACCTTAGATAAGCACTTTGGCTTCTATATAAAAGGCAGCGACTATTTTTTCGGAACCTATGAGGTTAAAAACAAACAAATAGATTTACTGCTCAACGACTGGAAAAAACAAAGCTTCTCTGTAGAAGATATGGGCTGCTTCTGGAAACTACACGGAAAGTATGAGAAAATTGCGTAA
- a CDS encoding OB-fold-containig protein, translating to MTEIWNILFNPLPNAIMTLLTGMSLVYWLFTMLLGDGFEMGTDADIQFEGADVQDVDMDADTQADLETEQHVEPSFFSKVMDFIYVGKAPMMVLVTLFKFISWIVTIASSLVLNLAAFGWKSVLILIPVFILSFFLLHYVAIPFVKLYKNVGYAGEEAHEFIGRLGKMRSTIQGEQLGAIEVVINLDVIRLNVKSKDGSLLSYGDDVIVTNQDPNKKFYIVQKDINLNNI from the coding sequence ATGACAGAGATCTGGAACATATTATTTAATCCGCTACCCAATGCAATAATGACTTTGTTAACAGGAATGTCCCTTGTTTACTGGTTGTTTACTATGCTGCTTGGGGATGGTTTCGAGATGGGAACTGACGCTGATATACAATTTGAAGGTGCCGATGTGCAAGATGTAGATATGGATGCGGATACGCAGGCTGATTTGGAGACCGAACAACATGTTGAACCCTCATTTTTTTCGAAAGTTATGGATTTTATATATGTAGGTAAAGCGCCTATGATGGTCCTCGTCACGTTATTTAAGTTTATTAGTTGGATCGTAACGATTGCTTCGTCGCTCGTTTTGAACCTAGCGGCTTTCGGGTGGAAGTCTGTACTGATATTGATACCGGTATTTATTCTGAGTTTCTTTCTATTACATTATGTTGCCATCCCATTCGTTAAGCTTTATAAGAATGTCGGCTATGCTGGGGAAGAGGCGCATGAGTTTATAGGTCGCTTGGGCAAAATGCGTTCAACGATTCAGGGTGAACAGCTAGGAGCAATAGAAGTCGTTATCAACTTAGATGTTATCCGACTGAATGTCAAGAGTAAGGATGGCTCTTTGTTAAGTTATGGTGACGATGTAATCGTGACGAATCAAGACCCAAACAAGAAGTTTTATATAGTGCAAAAAGATATCAATTTAAACAATATTTAA
- a CDS encoding DUF4177 domain-containing protein yields the protein MKRFEYKTIKIEPKGFWGSNLDATEIDKILNELGQQGWELVSMQDLSVSGSSWSFHYTFKREH from the coding sequence ATGAAAAGATTCGAATACAAAACAATTAAAATTGAACCTAAGGGGTTCTGGGGTTCCAATTTAGACGCAACAGAAATCGATAAGATTCTGAATGAATTGGGACAGCAAGGTTGGGAACTTGTTTCCATGCAAGATTTATCAGTCAGCGGAAGTTCCTGGAGTTTTCACTACACATTTAAAAGAGAACATTAA